Proteins co-encoded in one Candidatus Poribacteria bacterium genomic window:
- a CDS encoding Gfo/Idh/MocA family oxidoreductase, with amino-acid sequence MYKSAILGCRGRARGHARAYEHVKGGKLAAICDMKEDLLNDFGDEFGIDARYTDLDEMLSKEKPDLLHIVTAPVLRGSNERIRYPLMNQASEHGVPAAIVEKPIAVESEDWRQISELAERTKTKFVVNTQLNFHPQNLALKRDVAEGKIGAIKFIEASARNPPVDQAPHVLQLVSSYIDNSRPAKVQGQISGAGQLDSAQPSPANATALVTYANGVQTSVAFGPEMAPRVLPDTGNNRHKRVCVFGEQGFVHWRFESWERNLPGSGYEGGDLNYGAQDVIAQGGLTDAVFEWLDDESKVHPTHLKQSLAEFNLLLGIYYSGLTNTIVELPFDPPDGMIDMFRERL; translated from the coding sequence ATGTATAAAAGCGCAATATTGGGATGTCGTGGACGGGCACGCGGACACGCACGCGCCTATGAACACGTCAAGGGTGGGAAACTCGCCGCGATCTGCGACATGAAAGAAGACCTGCTCAACGATTTCGGTGATGAATTCGGCATTGACGCTCGCTATACCGATCTCGATGAGATGCTTTCAAAAGAAAAGCCGGATCTGCTACACATCGTTACCGCCCCGGTGCTACGCGGCAGCAATGAACGTATCCGCTATCCGCTGATGAACCAAGCATCCGAACACGGTGTACCTGCAGCGATCGTAGAAAAACCGATCGCCGTTGAAAGCGAAGATTGGCGGCAGATATCCGAACTTGCCGAACGCACTAAAACGAAGTTCGTTGTCAATACACAACTCAATTTCCATCCACAAAACCTCGCGCTCAAGCGTGATGTCGCGGAAGGTAAAATCGGTGCGATTAAATTTATTGAGGCGAGTGCGCGCAACCCGCCCGTAGACCAAGCACCACACGTCCTACAACTCGTATCATCCTACATTGACAACTCGCGCCCGGCGAAGGTGCAGGGGCAAATTTCGGGGGCAGGACAACTCGACTCTGCACAACCCTCACCCGCAAACGCTACCGCTTTGGTTACTTACGCAAACGGTGTACAAACCTCAGTCGCATTCGGCCCCGAGATGGCACCACGTGTGCTTCCCGACACTGGCAACAACCGACACAAACGCGTGTGTGTGTTCGGCGAACAAGGATTTGTCCATTGGCGGTTTGAGAGTTGGGAACGGAATCTACCCGGAAGTGGATATGAAGGCGGCGACCTGAACTACGGCGCACAGGATGTCATCGCCCAGGGTGGACTCACGGACGCGGTTTTTGAGTGGCTTGATGACGAGAGCAAAGTCCATCCGACACACCTCAAGCAATCCCTCGCTGAATTCAATCTGTTATTGGGAATTTACTATAGCGGTTTGACAAACACTATCGTTGAATTGCCGTTTGATCCACCCGACGGTATGATTGACATGTTCAGAGAACGGCTTTAA
- a CDS encoding cysteine desulfurase family protein — translation MNNLIYMDNHATTPVAPEVLEAMLPYLTTHFGNASSTHPFGIAAKDAVDKARHQVAELLGCSAEEIIFTSGATESDNLAIRGIAYACREKGNHIITSTAEHHAILDTSHTLAAEGFETTYLPVDKYGRVSPDDVEAAITPKTILMSFMYANNEVGTINPITDIAAVAAKHGVLFHSDAVQGIGQLPSNMTALGLDLASLTAHKIYGPKGIGALYIRRNCSQPRSLFYGGGQEEGVRPGTLNVAGIVGLGAACELSKTYMEMGKSRVSTLRDALHQKLITHLDDIHLNGHPEQRLPGNLNLCFAGVQSHALLMGLKSVAVSTGSACDSESVKASHVLVAMGVPNELALTAVRFGLGRYNTAEEVDIVADEVTKVVNRLRALAPE, via the coding sequence ATGAATAACCTCATTTACATGGACAATCACGCCACAACACCGGTTGCCCCTGAAGTATTAGAGGCAATGCTGCCTTATCTTACCACGCATTTCGGTAATGCCTCCAGCACACACCCGTTCGGTATTGCTGCAAAGGACGCAGTAGACAAGGCGCGCCATCAGGTCGCTGAATTACTCGGTTGTTCAGCAGAAGAGATTATCTTCACCAGTGGTGCAACCGAATCGGACAATCTCGCCATCAGAGGAATCGCCTACGCCTGTAGAGAAAAGGGTAACCACATCATTACAAGCACAGCGGAGCATCACGCAATTCTTGATACCAGTCACACTTTGGCAGCAGAAGGGTTTGAAACGACATATCTTCCGGTGGACAAGTATGGGAGGGTAAGTCCTGACGATGTTGAAGCCGCGATAACCCCAAAGACTATCCTGATGAGTTTCATGTATGCGAATAACGAAGTCGGCACGATAAATCCTATTACCGACATTGCCGCGGTCGCTGCAAAACACGGTGTGCTTTTTCATTCAGACGCTGTGCAGGGAATCGGGCAGCTGCCCTCGAATATGACGGCACTCGGCTTAGATCTCGCTTCTCTGACGGCACATAAAATTTACGGTCCAAAGGGAATCGGCGCGCTTTACATCCGGAGAAATTGTTCTCAACCCCGTTCGCTTTTCTATGGCGGTGGTCAGGAGGAGGGTGTTCGTCCAGGTACTTTGAACGTCGCGGGAATCGTCGGCTTAGGAGCAGCGTGTGAACTTTCTAAGACATACATGGAAATGGGAAAAAGTCGCGTATCAACGCTACGTGACGCACTCCATCAGAAGTTAATTACACACTTGGATGACATCCATCTCAACGGGCATCCAGAACAACGTCTGCCGGGTAATCTTAATCTCTGCTTTGCTGGTGTACAGAGCCATGCTTTGCTGATGGGGCTTAAAAGTGTTGCAGTGTCAACTGGATCAGCGTGTGATTCAGAGTCGGTGAAGGCATCACATGTCTTGGTTGCAATGGGGGTTCCGAATGAACTGGCGTTGACTGCTGTCCGTTTCGGTTTAGGACGCTACAACACTGCTGAAGAGGTCGATATTGTTGCAGATGAAGTCACAAAAGTCGTCAATCGGCTACGGGCATTGGCACCCGAATAG
- a CDS encoding cupin domain-containing protein, whose amino-acid sequence MKRSIFEDIYTWGVFSPERQIDFNGHLWVRSDGNILIDPVPMSDDDREHLAALGGAQSIILTNADHEREAAVFQEWTGADVIVHEADADALNIAPTRMVQDREAIVPGLHAIHLRHGKSPGEIALYFPEKQTVLFGDLVVGEPMGALTLLADGKLSDPPKAALELRKILALRFNTILVGDGHSIFKDARQHLVDCLQARRDIYINRIHIDEIEWQYKNAPHPYDFEDKDIDPLIGGKNLGYRVIRLQPDKMSFPMHFHNFGEEMCYVMEGSCTLKTPRGDVEVKEGDFIAFPPGTIGAHKFVNSSDAPVTLFILGTTTPHDVSEYPDSNKVLPYVVGKIYRKDPSLSYWDGEV is encoded by the coding sequence ATGAAACGTTCGATTTTTGAAGATATATACACTTGGGGGGTTTTTAGTCCAGAGCGACAGATAGATTTTAACGGGCATCTGTGGGTGCGCTCGGACGGAAATATTCTGATAGATCCGGTCCCAATGTCTGACGATGACCGAGAGCACCTGGCCGCACTCGGTGGTGCGCAGTCAATTATTCTGACCAATGCCGATCATGAACGCGAAGCTGCTGTGTTTCAAGAATGGACAGGTGCCGACGTGATTGTGCATGAAGCGGATGCGGATGCGTTGAACATCGCACCCACTCGAATGGTTCAGGACCGTGAGGCGATTGTGCCGGGCTTACACGCCATCCATCTGAGACACGGGAAAAGTCCGGGTGAAATTGCCCTCTACTTTCCAGAGAAACAGACCGTCCTGTTTGGGGACCTCGTAGTGGGTGAACCGATGGGAGCACTGACACTGCTTGCCGATGGTAAACTGAGCGATCCACCCAAAGCAGCACTTGAACTCCGCAAAATCTTGGCACTCCGCTTCAATACGATTCTCGTCGGTGACGGCCACTCTATCTTTAAAGACGCACGCCAACACCTCGTTGATTGCCTGCAAGCGCGTCGAGACATCTATATCAACAGAATCCATATTGATGAAATAGAGTGGCAGTATAAAAACGCCCCTCATCCTTACGACTTCGAGGACAAAGACATTGATCCGCTCATCGGTGGTAAAAATTTGGGATACCGCGTGATCCGTCTCCAACCGGATAAGATGAGTTTCCCGATGCATTTCCACAACTTCGGCGAGGAGATGTGCTATGTGATGGAAGGCTCCTGTACACTCAAGACCCCACGAGGCGATGTGGAAGTAAAGGAAGGGGATTTCATTGCGTTTCCACCGGGCACAATTGGCGCGCATAAGTTTGTGAATAGCAGCGATGCCCCAGTCACGCTATTCATTCTCGGTACGACTACACCACACGACGTAAGCGAATATCCTGATTCCAATAAAGTACTACCTTACGTCGTTGGAAAGATCTACCGTAAAGATCCGAGCCTGAGTTATTGGGACGGTGAAGTTTAA
- a CDS encoding Uma2 family endonuclease, with product MSSIAARTYLTPEEYIVAERKVTLKSEYLSGEIVAMSGASNAHTLITVNTATHLYNQLVEGNCRVLMSNMRVGIGAGVSYFYPDVTVVRDEPRFEDDAFDTLINPQVIIEVLSDSTAGYDRGEKFIRYRQLESLQEYILISQDQVQVDHYLRQDKQWVLTEFSTLEDVLRLVSIGAELPLHQVYRFIELETDDVLQTTHTV from the coding sequence ATGTCATCTATTGCAGCCCGAACCTACCTAACCCCTGAAGAATATATCGTTGCCGAACGCAAGGTGACACTCAAAAGTGAATACCTGAGCGGCGAGATCGTCGCAATGTCGGGGGCAAGTAACGCGCATACCCTTATCACAGTGAACACTGCGACTCATCTCTATAACCAGCTGGTAGAGGGGAATTGCAGAGTATTGATGAGCAATATGCGCGTCGGTATTGGAGCAGGTGTCTCCTACTTCTATCCAGATGTCACGGTTGTCCGCGATGAACCGCGTTTTGAGGATGATGCTTTCGACACACTCATCAATCCACAGGTTATTATTGAAGTACTTTCTGATTCAACCGCAGGCTATGATCGAGGCGAAAAATTCATACGCTATCGGCAACTGGAATCACTTCAAGAATACATCCTTATTTCACAAGATCAGGTTCAAGTCGACCACTATCTTCGTCAAGACAAACAATGGGTGCTTACCGAATTCAGCACACTTGAGGATGTGTTACGGCTCGTTTCAATCGGCGCGGAACTCCCCTTGCATCAGGTTTACAGATTTATTGAACTTGAAACCGATGATGTCCTTCAAACCACTCATACCGTCTAA
- a CDS encoding phytanoyl-CoA dioxygenase family protein yields the protein MDNEVMSNEENYAFDVAGYLHIPGVLSREEVAALNAALDTVEDSEMLLGGSSSHRELFRDLLVHPTLVWYLNQIVGHGFRLDQAPQLLRNREGEVGTTLVGGDEPRNPSLAYRQQNGQRRCQGVKAVWVLEDVAEGDGGLVVVQASHKSNVETPDDLATGVDDMGLVVQPELKAGDLFLVAVPTLQGVRPWKDEPKRLLAYWYAARAAVQSNPVGPYSETESLPGWADEATPAQKAVMYVPGYKGSSPPPVINTDSEETWVEEDSSVVHPSIYIRDPDSGIDEKEFYFWDLNGYVVVPGVMDEQWLAEANEAVDKFQDRIVVGEELARGSISQAGTGRPLLPGLLDLPDPYNKPFRRMIAHPAVVQRLNWMGGSGYRMGGATVFCAVQGTSGHSLHDGNEPMTPSRGYAFKNGRSYAETVTITWQLRDVEPGLGGFACVPGSHKTQYSMPRGIRTCDDTMGLVVQPVMKAGDVLFFMDGGCTHGALAWKNPIPRRGVLIKYQSKNVNWGGGVIDPQDRWGDMVEDMTEEQFAVMRGPERDGRHRTVPRLVVEDGQVSVSYDPAGDSYASRHRRKPGEKRE from the coding sequence ATGGACAACGAAGTCATGAGCAACGAAGAGAACTACGCTTTTGATGTGGCAGGCTACCTACACATTCCGGGCGTTCTCAGTCGAGAAGAGGTGGCGGCACTCAACGCGGCATTAGATACAGTTGAAGATAGTGAGATGCTGTTAGGCGGATCCAGTTCGCACCGCGAATTGTTCCGCGACCTACTGGTACATCCGACATTGGTGTGGTATTTGAACCAGATTGTGGGACACGGTTTCCGACTTGATCAAGCACCTCAATTGTTGCGGAATCGAGAGGGTGAAGTCGGTACAACACTCGTCGGCGGCGATGAACCGAGAAATCCGTCCTTGGCATATCGCCAACAAAACGGTCAGAGACGTTGCCAAGGTGTGAAAGCGGTTTGGGTATTGGAAGATGTCGCAGAAGGGGACGGTGGATTGGTTGTCGTTCAGGCAAGCCACAAGAGCAATGTCGAAACACCTGACGACTTGGCAACCGGTGTTGATGATATGGGATTGGTGGTGCAACCCGAACTCAAGGCAGGCGATCTATTCTTGGTCGCGGTACCTACGCTCCAAGGCGTTCGTCCGTGGAAAGACGAGCCGAAAAGGTTGTTGGCATACTGGTACGCCGCGCGTGCGGCGGTTCAATCCAATCCAGTTGGACCTTACTCGGAAACGGAATCTTTGCCGGGATGGGCAGACGAGGCGACACCTGCGCAAAAGGCGGTCATGTATGTTCCCGGGTATAAGGGTTCAAGTCCACCGCCAGTGATAAATACAGATAGCGAAGAGACATGGGTAGAGGAAGACTCGTCTGTCGTTCATCCATCAATTTATATCCGCGACCCAGATTCTGGAATTGATGAGAAAGAGTTCTACTTTTGGGATTTGAACGGGTATGTAGTAGTGCCCGGCGTGATGGATGAGCAATGGCTCGCAGAAGCGAATGAGGCGGTGGATAAATTCCAAGATCGGATCGTCGTAGGCGAGGAATTAGCTCGCGGATCAATAAGTCAGGCTGGCACAGGGCGACCCCTTCTACCAGGTCTGTTAGACTTACCTGACCCTTATAACAAACCTTTCCGCCGCATGATTGCGCATCCTGCTGTGGTGCAGCGACTCAATTGGATGGGCGGTAGCGGCTATCGCATGGGTGGCGCGACTGTCTTCTGCGCGGTTCAGGGCACATCGGGGCACTCGCTACACGATGGCAATGAACCGATGACCCCATCACGCGGTTATGCTTTTAAGAACGGACGCAGTTATGCCGAAACCGTCACCATTACATGGCAATTACGCGATGTCGAGCCAGGACTGGGCGGTTTTGCGTGTGTACCCGGTTCCCACAAGACGCAGTACTCCATGCCACGCGGGATTCGGACATGTGATGATACGATGGGGTTGGTTGTACAACCCGTTATGAAGGCAGGCGACGTGCTCTTCTTTATGGATGGTGGTTGCACACACGGTGCCTTAGCGTGGAAGAATCCGATCCCCAGACGCGGGGTACTGATTAAGTACCAGTCGAAAAATGTCAATTGGGGTGGTGGTGTGATTGATCCGCAAGACCGATGGGGCGATATGGTCGAAGATATGACCGAGGAACAATTCGCTGTCATGCGGGGCCCTGAACGAGACGGTCGTCACCGAACTGTACCGCGATTGGTTGTAGAAGATGGACAGGTCTCCGTTTCGTATGATCCGGCAGGGGATAGTTATGCATCAAGGCATCGACGAAAACCCGGTGAAAAACGCGAATAA
- a CDS encoding sulfatase-like hydrolase/transferase, translating into MNIVFLFSDEHAGAVMGNSGHPIVHTPHLDRLAEQSYTFDNAYCNYPICTPSRLSMLTGRYPHQIEAWDLGAIADRQYPTWGDYLAEADYETVLCGRTHFNGTDRLLGFSHRLLDDLPRWRHTTGRPPRRTSDARRGSNSHVAECGPGDHEHTRYDQNVTDLAVDFLREKASSPNNEPFLLYCGFMHPHFPLIAPQEFYSLYDPDALELPATWNEPLESQHPLIQHHRWAWRNDIPPPEATVRCALASYYALVSSLDAQIGRILEAIDASPLREDTVVIYTSDHGEMAGHHGIWQKQCFYEPAVKVPLMLRLPSSETGRVAQNVSLIDVLPTLLEVIGLETPSDLPGDSLLEIAQHQADETTRAVFSEYHHMGMLNAGFMLKQGNYKLCYYVGSEPQLFNVGVDPLENDDLAPKPEYAAKRSEMEVALRAIVDPKLTDARAKENQRVRRSKIRDV; encoded by the coding sequence ATGAACATCGTTTTTCTATTTTCAGATGAACACGCCGGTGCTGTGATGGGAAATAGTGGGCACCCCATTGTCCACACACCTCATCTTGACCGCCTCGCCGAGCAGAGTTACACATTCGACAACGCCTATTGCAATTATCCAATCTGTACACCTTCACGCCTGTCCATGCTCACCGGACGCTATCCGCACCAAATTGAAGCGTGGGATTTGGGAGCGATTGCGGATCGGCAGTACCCAACGTGGGGCGACTATTTGGCAGAGGCAGATTATGAAACCGTGTTATGCGGACGGACGCATTTCAATGGGACGGATCGACTTCTCGGTTTCTCCCATCGCCTACTTGACGATCTACCTCGGTGGAGGCACACAACTGGTCGTCCACCACGACGCACTTCGGACGCACGGCGCGGCTCCAACTCACACGTCGCTGAATGCGGACCGGGGGACCATGAACACACGAGATATGACCAAAACGTTACAGACTTGGCAGTTGATTTCCTTCGTGAAAAAGCGTCTTCGCCAAACAATGAACCGTTCCTGCTCTATTGTGGATTCATGCATCCACACTTCCCACTGATTGCGCCGCAGGAATTCTATTCACTGTACGACCCAGACGCGCTTGAACTGCCTGCTACGTGGAACGAACCACTTGAATCTCAACATCCCCTCATCCAGCACCATCGTTGGGCATGGCGGAACGACATTCCACCACCTGAAGCCACTGTACGTTGTGCCTTAGCCTCCTACTACGCCCTTGTTTCGTCTCTTGATGCCCAGATTGGGAGGATACTTGAAGCAATTGATGCGTCGCCATTACGTGAAGACACGGTCGTCATCTATACCAGCGATCACGGCGAAATGGCAGGGCACCACGGCATCTGGCAGAAGCAGTGCTTCTATGAACCGGCGGTGAAAGTGCCATTAATGCTCCGCCTACCTTCCAGCGAGACCGGACGCGTGGCACAAAACGTTTCTTTGATAGATGTCTTACCGACCTTATTGGAAGTCATCGGTTTGGAAACGCCTTCTGATTTACCGGGCGACAGTTTGTTGGAAATAGCCCAACACCAAGCAGACGAAACAACACGCGCCGTCTTTTCAGAATACCATCACATGGGGATGCTTAACGCTGGTTTCATGCTCAAGCAAGGAAATTACAAACTGTGTTATTACGTCGGAAGTGAACCGCAATTGTTCAATGTAGGGGTTGATCCGTTGGAGAACGACGATTTGGCACCAAAACCTGAATATGCGGCAAAACGTAGTGAAATGGAAGTTGCCCTGCGTGCGATTGTCGATCCAAAACTGACAGATGCGCGGGCAAAAGAGAATCAAAGGGTGCGTAGATCAAAAATTAGAGATGTCTAA